A window from Chiloscyllium punctatum isolate Juve2018m chromosome 3, sChiPun1.3, whole genome shotgun sequence encodes these proteins:
- the amd1 gene encoding S-adenosylmethionine decarboxylase proenzyme: protein MFVSKRRFILKTCGTTLLLQALEPLLELAREYCGFDSIQDFFYSRKNFVKPAHQEYPHRNFQEEVEFLDMVFPNGAAYCMGRMNSDCWYLYTLDMPEDSGIKQPDQTLEVLMSELDPVVMDQFFMKDGVTVNDVTRMSGIRDLIPGSVIDATLFDPCGYSMNGMKVDGTYWTIHITPEPDFSYVSFETNLAQTSYDDLIRKVVDVFKPGKFVTTLFVNQNSKCRNSFSSPQKIEGFKRLDRQCAQFNDYNFVFSSYVKNCQRQQS from the exons ATGTTTGTCTCCAAGAGACGTTTCATTTTGAAGACATGCGGTACCACCCTCTTACTGCAAGCACTGGAACCCCTGTTGGAACTTGCTCGTGAGTACTGCGGCTTTGATTCCATTCAG GATTTCTTCTATTCCCGCAAAAACTTTGTGAAGCCAGCACATCAGGAATACCCACATAGGAACTTTCAGGAGGAGGTAGAATTTCTGGATATGGTGTTCCCAA ATGGGGCGGCCTATTGCATGGGACGTATGAATTCTGATTGCTG GTATCTTTACACTCTGGATATGCCAGAGGATAGTGGGATCAAACAGCCGGATCAGACACTTGAGGTTCTGATGAGCGAGCTTGATCCAGTTGTCATGGACCAGTTCTTCATGAAAGATGGTGTTACTGTAAATGATGTCACTCGA atgagTGGAATTCGTGACCTGATACCAGGTTCAGTCATTGATGCCACACTGTTCGATCCTTGTGGGTATTCAATGAATGGAATGAAAGTGGAT GGAACTTACTGGACAATTCATATCACCCCAGAGCCAGACTTCTCCTATGTTAGCTTTGAGACTAACCTGGCCCAGACTTCTTACGATGACCTAATCAGAAAAGTGGTAGATGTCTTCAAGCCAGGGAAATTTGTCACAACCCTTTTTGTTAATCAG AATTCCAAATGTCGCAATTCATTTTCTTCTCCCCAGAAAATTGAAGGATTCAAGCGCCTCGATCGCCAGTGTGCCCAGTTCAATGATTACAATTTTGTCTTTTCTAGTTATGTCAAGAATTGTCAGAGACAGCAGAGTTGA